A single genomic interval of Shewanella halotolerans harbors:
- a CDS encoding linear amide C-N hydrolase produces the protein MKKVLLSTTIAALFATTMGAAINAEACSRLVTETQYGTMLMRTADWVSTAPFDGHMSVFPVGTERTMRGQVAEYQQAMTKWQTKYHTLSIEEHGAFGGLSGQTSNEKGLSVMALSQHDSEPYLAQHKDNGAPAVNTADVVSFITERYATTAEVKAALDNGEFQIAWASAPNGMEHAAPLHYSVVDADGNIMLIQLVKGGEQKIYLGDAESDLRVKTNDPLQEKHREYMQQFDLKDPSVATKMPWSIGGLERNSRLLAMSTHMDLEGLSYTETVARQKGTFDAAALVPFGVQDPKTGEDYPSFFSMQYNLDNGDIWFRSLMSGKEIKFNLEDTKQFKTPMHADIMAQVDKGAQTITWSKM, from the coding sequence ATGAAAAAAGTACTACTAAGCACCACTATCGCCGCCCTGTTTGCTACGACCATGGGCGCCGCCATAAACGCCGAAGCCTGTTCTCGTCTGGTGACAGAGACCCAATACGGCACTATGTTAATGCGCACCGCAGACTGGGTGAGCACAGCCCCTTTCGACGGTCACATGTCTGTCTTCCCTGTCGGTACCGAGCGCACCATGCGTGGTCAGGTTGCCGAGTACCAGCAGGCCATGACTAAGTGGCAGACTAAGTACCACACCCTCTCTATCGAAGAGCATGGCGCCTTCGGCGGCCTGTCGGGTCAGACTTCTAACGAGAAGGGACTCAGCGTGATGGCGCTATCTCAGCATGACAGCGAGCCCTATCTGGCCCAGCACAAAGATAATGGCGCACCAGCAGTCAACACCGCCGACGTAGTGAGCTTCATCACCGAGCGTTATGCCACCACTGCCGAGGTGAAAGCGGCCCTGGATAACGGTGAGTTCCAAATCGCCTGGGCCTCTGCGCCAAATGGTATGGAGCACGCTGCGCCGCTGCACTACTCTGTGGTCGATGCCGACGGTAACATCATGCTGATCCAACTGGTGAAGGGCGGTGAGCAGAAGATTTACTTGGGTGATGCCGAATCGGATCTGCGCGTGAAGACTAACGACCCGCTGCAGGAGAAGCACAGAGAGTATATGCAGCAGTTCGACCTTAAGGATCCTAGCGTTGCCACTAAGATGCCTTGGAGCATAGGCGGCCTGGAGCGTAACTCACGCCTGCTGGCCATGTCGACACACATGGACTTAGAAGGGCTGAGCTACACAGAGACAGTTGCTCGTCAGAAGGGCACCTTCGATGCGGCGGCGCTGGTGCCATTCGGTGTGCAGGATCCTAAGACGGGCGAAGACTATCCAAGCTTCTTCAGCATGCAGTACAACCTGGATAACGGTGATATCTGGTTCCGCAGCCTGATGAGTGGCAAGGAGATCAAGTTTAACCTGGAAGACACCAAGCAGTTCAAGACGCCAATGCATGCCGATATCATGGCTCAGGTAGATAAAGGCGCTCAGACCATCACCTGGTCTAAGATGTAA
- a CDS encoding DUF2955 domain-containing protein gives MFHSPANPIIRLVFGPLALLFYLWSQAAPLAILAPMFMVIFLTLMPSRPPLSLMLKLLLIVLFVSLGLVFIGGLLLDSPSGYLLFCWSLLFWSFYRSHNDGKDLLATLMLIVVIIMTIMSKQMQAPIEVLPWLLMKSAVLALILTYLSFLLFPGDEQDILPDETQADGSSTHMGTILFKTTAMTIVLAALIGIGSSQSMLIAITIGSMIKLADPKEHKSFKQNRLITTAIGILFTFPVMLTFAFGLPTWVVLGMAIFCGLQLAGFAIRRATPLAIYQLLFTNFVVLVYQIITHIGSDALYAQLVRLISISIAIVIGGLLLSLLHHETGATDESTDEKGSDEAPSNAPSEAPETAMPAAKQS, from the coding sequence ATGTTTCATAGCCCAGCCAACCCTATCATACGCCTGGTATTCGGCCCACTGGCGCTGCTGTTTTACCTCTGGTCCCAGGCGGCGCCGCTAGCCATATTGGCGCCCATGTTCATGGTGATTTTTCTCACCCTGATGCCTTCGCGTCCGCCCCTGAGCCTGATGCTCAAGCTGCTGCTGATCGTCCTGTTTGTCAGCCTGGGACTGGTGTTTATCGGCGGACTCTTGCTGGACTCTCCCAGCGGCTACCTGCTGTTTTGCTGGTCGCTGCTGTTTTGGAGTTTCTATCGCAGCCACAACGACGGCAAAGATCTGCTCGCGACCCTGATGCTGATCGTGGTGATCATCATGACCATCATGAGTAAGCAAATGCAGGCGCCCATCGAGGTGCTGCCCTGGTTGTTGATGAAATCGGCGGTGCTGGCACTGATCCTCACCTATCTGAGTTTCCTGCTGTTTCCCGGCGACGAGCAAGACATACTGCCCGATGAGACCCAGGCCGATGGCAGCAGCACCCATATGGGCACCATCTTATTTAAGACCACCGCCATGACCATAGTGTTGGCGGCGCTGATCGGCATAGGCAGCTCCCAGAGCATGCTGATTGCTATCACAATAGGCAGCATGATCAAGCTGGCGGATCCCAAGGAGCATAAGAGCTTCAAGCAGAATCGTCTGATCACCACGGCCATAGGTATCCTCTTCACCTTCCCCGTGATGTTGACCTTCGCCTTCGGTCTGCCGACCTGGGTAGTGTTGGGAATGGCCATCTTCTGCGGCTTGCAACTAGCGGGCTTTGCCATCAGGCGAGCCACTCCCCTGGCCATCTATCAGCTGCTGTTTACCAACTTTGTGGTGCTTGTGTATCAGATCATCACTCACATAGGATCCGATGCCCTCTATGCCCAGCTGGTGCGCCTAATCTCTATCAGTATCGCCATCGTAATTGGTGGCCTGCTGCTCAGCCTGCTGCACCATGAGACGGGCGCAACTGATGAATCGACGGATGAGAAGGGCTCAGATGAGGCGCCTAGTAATGCGCCCTCCGAAGCGCCAGAGACTGCGATGCCAGCAGCGAAGCAGTCATAA